In Salvelinus namaycush isolate Seneca chromosome 16, SaNama_1.0, whole genome shotgun sequence, the sequence CCTGTAGGCCTAGCCCCTCTCCTCGCTTCTCTTCCAGGGGTGGTGATGTCATGGGGCGGTGATGTCATGGGGCAGGCATTGCACGTGACTGCAGTAGAGATGAGCAACTGAGCCTCCTCAGATAACTCTTCCTCCCCTGGTCTCTGGTTTATCAAAGAAAAGgccttctccttctccccctcctctccctggaGGAGACGGTCATGAGGGAGAGGCACTTAATTGACCCAACTTCATCCCCCCTGTCACCCCCAACCTCTTTAGCCCCCCACTCCCCTCCATATGCCCCCTTGAAggcctcccctcccctctgctcctctctctctctgtgtgactgtgaCGAGGCAGAAAGGAAGGAGGCACCAGTCCAGTCGTggtccctgctctgctctgtcaggCAGCCCAGTCCAGTGGAGCCACAGTCTAATGAACACAATTGAGTTAGCTGCGGTTGATGTTCCAAACTCCTCCAGGACAGGTATGAGTGCTCCAGCGTAACAGTCTTCTCTCCTCCACTCGTGCTTCGGTCCGCTTCTCTCTGTAGCTCCTAGCGTTGCTTTGCGAGAggtaaatatgtattttttttttctttgtttggTCTCAAACCCCTCGACCTCGGACCTCCTTGAGCTCACTTTTATTATTGCGGCTCTGAAACATAAAGCGGAGACTATCTGGGGTCTGCTTTCATTGCTTGTTGTTGGATTCGTATGTTTGTATTAGGTTATAGTGCATTATGCTGTGAATTGAATCTTTTGATGGGAGGGCTAGCATATACACTGACTACACTATGGTTGATGAAAGTACTGGTCTGTCAGTGAATAGGGCTTTTCAAGGACTTTGTTTTTGTCAATGGTGGTTTTGTGCTATATGTAGTCTAGCCTACAACTCACTTTGATTTGAATTGGCCTTTTTTCTTGTTATTGTTCTGGGTCCCAGGCAGCCAGCCGGCAGGCGGTAGGCTTTAGGGAGGAGCCTCAGTCTGTCTCCGGGGGTTTTAATTGTCAGTGGGATTAGTGTCAGAGCTCTTTGTCTGGGCCACTGATCAGTTCCTCCCTCTCTAAGCTCAGCTGCCTTCtggctgtttgtttgtttacatccTCCGCCTACTCCCCCATATTTGTTGAAGCACCACCCGTGACCACCGTCTGGAGAGGGGTTGACAGGAGAGGGATCAGGCTGAAGAGTGGCCACGCTTGGGAAGGGGCCTCCGGCTACGTTAGAGAGAGGTCTCTCTGCCTGGGGTCCGTCTGGGCCAGCTGGGGTCTGGCTTCCTCTGCCTGGAGTCTAGAGCCTAGATTAATCCACTCTGGAGGATGGAACAGCACGTATCACCCCCTTCTGCGAATGCAAATCTAAAATCCAGATGGCCACGAATGCACAACTCTATATAGACTTTTCCCCCGGAACAGCACTGCTCTGTCCCGTCCttttgccaccctttgcctcctcatctctctcggtctgtctgtgtggCACCAACTGGCTTTGTGGCACCCTGCTGCTCCTCTAATCTCTGATACCGATCACACCCGTGGCTTACAGACACAAGCGGTACAGACGGATAGGAGGCAGGAAACCGTgcgcgttccaaatggcaccctattccctacacagtgcactacttttgaccagagccctctttgccctggtcaaaagtagtgccctatattaTAGGCAATACGGCAACATTTGGGGCTCAACCATAGGCTGTTCTGGCATTGAGCGGGTGGAGGCCAGGTGAAGCCAGGCTTAACTTGAGTCTCTGCtattacaggtgtgccaagaacAGCATGTCTTCTCCTCTCGGCTTTTACCACTGACCTTTGGCTCTACGAAATCCCTCTCTCACCGATGGCCTGATCACTGAAACGAGAGTTGAAAAGTTGGTTGAAAAGCAGGCAGCCACTCTGTCTTGTCTTCAGCTGTGTTCAGAATGCGCCGTGCCGTGTGTCAGGCAGGAGGGTGACTGGTGAGTCTCCTGGCGGGTGCTGGTGTTGACTGGGGATGTGGGACTGTGGACAGGAAGACAGACTGGGGTGTCCGTCTCGCCTTTTCTCCCTAAGGTTCTGGCTCACAAGGggattagagtagagtagaggagggcTGGGCTGAGCACGAGAGGCAGACAGCTGGGACGGAGGCTGGACAACAAGCCAGGCTGATACTGCAGCTGACTCCCTGACAGGCTGCCACAcctcctctccgcctctctcaccTATTTCCTTCTCATCTCTCCTCaccactcttctcctcttctcactgTCAGAGCACTGGGCTCAGAGCTGTCTGATGGATGGCCCTGGTTCTCCCCTGCCTTAAATTTAGTTTCAGCGACGTGAGCATCATATGGTTCTGTATGGAAAGCACGAGGCAAGTGCTGCTGGCCTTATTCCGTATGTTCAGAGCCTGCTCAATCTACAATGTAAAGGCTACCCTAATGGAATATACCGTCCTGATAACATGGCTTGGTTCTGTGTTTCCAGGTGTCCAGAGAGCCTGTGAGGATTGGAGGGACCGGAGGCATCACTGACAACATGGATCAGCTACTTGGAGGTACTATTACGCTGACAgagctctctctcactcactcagacaCCAGAGTTAAAAGCAAATGTACTGTTCTCCACGAGGATGCACGTATTGTTTCACTAGGCTAGAGAGGCGTACAGACAGACTAAACATATGTTAGTTGTCCAGACTTCTTCTTTCCTGTAAATGTACTGGGTCAGTGACTGTAGATGGCTCCTTCCTAAAGTGCCATGATCAGCAGAATGTCTGATTACAGGAAGAATGATAGTTACGGGAAGAGGGCTTTTCCCTTCTATTCCCCCTGTGACCCTGTGTTCCCGTCGCAGCCTGACAAACACCATGggcatgtcccaaatggcatcctattccctatatagtgcactgctgttGACCAAAGCCCATAggttctgggggggggggagcgcactatatagggaatagggtgccacttgggacacaTCCCATGACCCAGACAGTCTGCATTGTGCTGAAGGGATCACCTGTACTGTCGTCTCCATAGCttatgagaggtgtgtgtgtgtaacctgtgcTTCTCTCTGTCGGTCTCCTAGATGCAGGGAGCATAGAGTCCATGCCCCTGAAGGACAGGATGGCCATGTACCAGGCTGCTGTGTCTAAAACAGAGGTGTTATCCTCCTCAGTCAGCGTGAGTACCTGTCCTTTACTCTGCTTCACTGCCTACCTGCCATGGAAGATCATGTAAGAAGTCCATGGTTGCACTTCTTAAACCTGACTAGCCTCGTAAGGTATAACGATCCTGAAGTCTTGCGAGCTTACGAGCTTACATTCTGTTCAAGAAACGAGAGCACAGCGGTGGTCTTGGATCAGGCTAGAACTTGACCCCAAAGTGAGAACTTCAGGCCCATCCCGGCCAGAAGCTGTCAGTTACGAGTTACTTTTATTTTATCTCTCTCTGACAGAGTGATCAGCTGGACTCTGACCTCTACAGCAAACAGAAGGAGAATGTACCCCCAGGCAGTGTGGACACGGTGAGGGATTGtgttctcgtgtgtgtgtgtgtgtgtgtgtgtgtgagatacacCTAAAtcaccacctctccctctcctctcagggTCCGGACTCAGAGCCCAACAGTAGGAAAGCATCTTCCACAGAGAGCAATGGTAACTGATTTGGTGCGCTACTGCATTTCACCAGATCTACAGTATATTCTTGTCTGTCATTATTTATGTCTCCTCTATAGGTTTCAGCTTGTAAACGTTAGGTCAGTATTTTCATAACAGCTCCCTCTGGTGTCCAGTGTGTGCCATTACTGATTTTAGTCTCATCACAGCAAGCTCCAGTACCGGCACCTCCTCTGCATCCTCGACTCAGAAGGACCAAGCTCAGCCCAAGACCTCCAGGGTGAATTCAACAGTCCCTTTTCTGTATTTGTCTCACAGCAATTGCCAAACCAACCATTCACTCTCCTAACGTGCCTTGAATGCCTCTATTTTGTGTGTGTACAGAGCTTCTGCTTGCCTGCACGGGAGAGTTGTGTGTCATGTCAGAAGACAGTCTACCCTTTAGAGCGTCTGGTAGCCAACCAAAAGGTCTACCACAACACCTGTTTCAGGTGCTCCCACTGCAACACCAAACTCAGGTGAGGGGATAGGATGGGACAGACACCATGCAGCAAGGAATTGTTTATTTGTTAAAACATCTGTTAATCTCACTCTTAGTGGAATTGATATTGTCTTTAGGTCCACAGTGTTATTCCTCTTGAGTTAAGGATCATGGTTTATGCTGCAAGATTAGAAAAAAATATTTCTCAATGTGTtgtctttgtctccctctgctggccAGCCTGGGGACCTACGCCTCTCTGCACAGCCACGTCTACTGCAAGCCTCACTTCTGCCAGCTGTTCAAGGCCAAGGGCAACTACGACGAGGGCTTCGGCCTGCGCCCTCACAAGGAGCTGTGGGAGACCAAAGGAGAGAGTGGGACTGGGGAACAACCCAGGACAGAGCCGACTACCAAGGCCACCTCCTTTTCCAAAGACAAGCTGAAGAAGTGCGCCTCTACTGGCACGCTGTTGTTCAGTCCAGCGGTAGAGGAGTCTCAACCGGCCAAGGTCAACGTGGTGACGGCCTCCCTGGAGACCTGCGCCCAGAGCTCAACAGAGAAGGACAAGCCAGTGGAAACACGTCGGCTCAAGATCTCCTGGCCCCCCCGCACTGAAGGAGACGGAGAGGGGGGTAACATTGGGGCCAGCCCCACCTCAGACGGGAGCTCCACTGGGAAACAATCCCGTGCTAAGTGGCCCCCAGAGGATGACTCAGCCTTCACCGACCAGAGCCCAGAGTCCACCGTACGCTCCACCCTCTGCAGGAGTGCCTCCCTCAAGGAGCGTAGCCGACCCTTCTCATTGGCCATGGCCTCCCATGCTCCCGCTCTTGCTGCCAGTCAGACAGCCAATCCTGAGCCACTTGAGAGGGGGTGCTCATTCGAGGACAGGGAGCCTGAACTGGCCTGTAGCCCTGAGGAACAAGGCATGGAGGACCAGGAACAACCAAACAGCCTGTCACCTGACTACCACACGCCTTCTGACGACAGCTACGTGGACATCCACACCAGCTCTGAGGACgaggggatggaggggagagTCGCACGTCTGAAAGACCACCACGAATTACTAGAAGCAAACCATGAACAGGGAACAAAGAATGAcggggaggaagaagaggaagaggaaaagctggagggagaagaggagggagcaggAAAAGAGGGGGAAGGGTCACCTTCTCAAAACTGCCAGACTGGCTCGTCAGAGATTGCCGCGCCCCCCTCATCTCTGGAGACTGAGCCGAGGTCCAAGACCAGCCGCACGTCTCAGGATGTGGGATTCTGGAACGGCGAGGAGGCCGTGTCTGTAGAGGAGATGATTAAGAGGAACCGCTActatgaggaagatgaggaagacgAGGACTGAAAGAGACTGGACTGGCGTTTCTCATGCCATGAAAACGATCAGCCATTATCACCACACTGACTGTTaacttcctcccctctcttcatTTCCCTGTTACTAAGGAACAGTGTCTGGCTGCGTTTGGTGCAATGTCAGGTGTTATACTCTCTCTGAGCTCCATTTGTGCCTCTGAACTATCACCTCAATTGGAGTGTGCAAGTCCTCAGAATATCTACATTGTTAGTTTTCCATAATATAGATTTATTGGAGCACAGATCAGTCTTATGTTTGTGTATCATTCAACGCTAATTTTAAGATATTCCATTATCTGAAACTACCTATTGTGATCATTTATTTCTGTCTATTCTACCTTAGCTCTGGATGATGGTACAGTAAAAAACAAACGAATGCTGATGATACCAACTGAACCCAGTGAATGAGACATATGAGTCTGTATTTAAAGAGTCCGATGAATGTTTTTAAGGTGGATTGTTTGATAAGAACAGCAGGAGAGCTCAGCTGAAAGGACAGGATGGGTTTTCACCATATTCATTCTGCTTGTTATCATTGTTTGTATGAATAAAAAAAAAGGAGGCACACAAAATATTCTGTGACTTTTAGTCTCATTctagtttggacacctactcattcaagggttttctttattttgattttactacactgtagaataacagaagacaaactatgaaattacatatggaattatgtagtaccccaaaaagtgttaaacaaatcaaaaaatattttatatttcagattcttcaaaagtagccaccctttgccgttaggacagcgttgcacactcttggcattctctcaaccagcttcacctggaatgcttttccaacagtcttgaaggagttcccacatgctgagcacttgcaggctgcttttccttcactctgcggtccaactcatcccaaaccatctcaattgggttgaggtcgggtgatagcagaggccaggtcatctgatgcaacactccatcactctcctttttggtcaaatagccattacacagcctggaggtgtgtgggtcattgtcctgttgaaaaacaaatgatagtcccactaagcacagaccagatgggatggtgtattgctacagaatgctgtggtagccatgctgcttaagtgtggattgaattctaaataaatcagtgtcac encodes:
- the LOC120061050 gene encoding LIM domain and actin-binding protein 1-like isoform X2; the protein is MAVTPFSRRQWASQSLRVTATELSIVGTRGKNNAIAERFSKYQLAAEEANLERKKAAAEPSPQTFRSCNLSVLKKLWEQPVQSATPYAPLPHTRRLLPSDPNAKHQIQTQATQAQPPLSPDPNTSPTAAEDQAGPGMERRRQQRDREGQEGGAAAEVPCVPSEKPDIPLNNLKMMFEKGENLQHKVSREPVRIGGTGGITDNMDQLLGDAGSIESMPLKDRMAMYQAAVSKTEVLSSSVSSFCLPARESCVSCQKTVYPLERLVANQKVYHNTCFRCSHCNTKLSLGTYASLHSHVYCKPHFCQLFKAKGNYDEGFGLRPHKELWETKGESGTGEQPRTEPTTKATSFSKDKLKKCASTGTLLFSPAVEESQPAKVNVVTASLETCAQSSTEKDKPVETRRLKISWPPRTEGDGEGGNIGASPTSDGSSTGKQSRAKWPPEDDSAFTDQSPESTVRSTLCRSASLKERSRPFSLAMASHAPALAASQTANPEPLERGCSFEDREPELACSPEEQGMEDQEQPNSLSPDYHTPSDDSYVDIHTSSEDEGMEGRVARLKDHHELLEANHEQGTKNDGEEEEEEEKLEGEEEGAGKEGEGSPSQNCQTGSSEIAAPPSSLETEPRSKTSRTSQDVGFWNGEEAVSVEEMIKRNRYYEEDEEDED
- the LOC120061050 gene encoding LIM domain and actin-binding protein 1-like isoform X1 — encoded protein: MAVTPFSRRQWASQSLRVTATELSIVGTRGKNNAIAERFSKYQLAAEEANLERKKAAAEPSPQTFRSCNLSVLKKLWEQPVQSATPYAPLPHTRRLLPSDPNAKHQIQTQATQAQPPLSPDPNTSPTAAEDQAGPGMERRRQQRDREGQEGGAAAEVPCVPSEKPDIPLNNLKMMFEKGENLQHKVSREPVRIGGTGGITDNMDQLLGDAGSIESMPLKDRMAMYQAAVSKTEVLSSSVSSDQLDSDLYSKQKENVPPGSVDTGPDSEPNSRKASSTESNASSSTGTSSASSTQKDQAQPKTSRSFCLPARESCVSCQKTVYPLERLVANQKVYHNTCFRCSHCNTKLSLGTYASLHSHVYCKPHFCQLFKAKGNYDEGFGLRPHKELWETKGESGTGEQPRTEPTTKATSFSKDKLKKCASTGTLLFSPAVEESQPAKVNVVTASLETCAQSSTEKDKPVETRRLKISWPPRTEGDGEGGNIGASPTSDGSSTGKQSRAKWPPEDDSAFTDQSPESTVRSTLCRSASLKERSRPFSLAMASHAPALAASQTANPEPLERGCSFEDREPELACSPEEQGMEDQEQPNSLSPDYHTPSDDSYVDIHTSSEDEGMEGRVARLKDHHELLEANHEQGTKNDGEEEEEEEKLEGEEEGAGKEGEGSPSQNCQTGSSEIAAPPSSLETEPRSKTSRTSQDVGFWNGEEAVSVEEMIKRNRYYEEDEEDED